The genomic interval AGGTTGCTGCATTTCGAGAGAAATGTGGTAGCCATTTTTTTCTAATTCCTTTTTGTCGTCCGCAAATGCTGTGGCAACTCTTTCTATTGTGTCGTGAAAATAATCCAGGTCGTTGCTGTAACGCACAGAATTAGGTTGAAAGTGCAGAGCTGCTCCTCCAGCCAAATGACTATCAACCGATCTATTTTTAGCTAAGAGTTGAGCAAGCTTTTTTTGAAATGGAGTTAATGGCATAGTTTTCTTGCTGCCTCCCAAGCTTTTCGATTGCCATTTTTTCGTAATTGATCTGCAACCCAATCGACGTCTTGAAGGGTGATGTGGTAGTTCTCATCGAAAGACCAAAAACACTCTGTGTAGAAGCGTTGAAATGCTTTCCTCGCCTCTCGAACCTTGACCATATTTTTAGCCGATGTGGAAGTGAGTTTTCGACGACTCTTTTCACCTCCCTTACGGCCAATTTGGGCAAGGTACTTTTTTACTGACTGATTCATCTTGATATCATAAGCCGCTTATGATGAAAATGCAAGAAGATATTAGGGTTTCATTTTATCCCACGCCACTTCTCTATTGAAATGTAATCACCCGACTCAATGTCGAAGATGAAGATATTTCCATTTTCTTTGTTGATAGAGAAACGATTCCAAAGAACTGTATGTGTAGGAAGCGATTCTCCAACGGAGAATTCAGCGGATTTGTCGTCGTGTGATTCCTCTTTGATAAATGGACGAGAGTTTTTTCCCCTCAATTGGATAGTGTATCTTTGTACTTCCTCCAGTGATTGAACTGCCTTGATAGCCTTTTCTTGCGTCATTACCTTTTTCAGACATGATATTCCTGACACGATAACTGTACAGGCAAATATGAGAGTAAAAATATATTTTGATCTATATCGCTTCTTCATGAACTGCTCCTTATAATTTGTTGAAGTTCTTTTTTTCTTCCTAAGCATTCTAAATATGTTGGAAAAAATGATGATACAGAAAGAAGTTCTTCCATTTGATCATTGATGGAAAGAATTTTTTGTTTATATGATTGATCCGTTGCATACCCACCTGCTTGTCCAGTGCGGAGGCCAGAAATAAAAATGTCGACTGCATCTGGGGGAGATGAGAAAAGAGCTTTATGGGAATTGGGCCATTTTTCTTTTAGAATTTGTAAATAGTCCGTTATGGAATCGGCTACTGTAGGGTAACTGCGGAATGAATCTGTAATCTTTATCCAACTTCCATCTTTGAGTTGTTCATGTGTTGTAAAATCAACTGACTCGCCCTTATACTTCCCTTTAATGTTGAAGATGTTGTTTCCGAATATTCTCTTCCCCCATGAGGTTTCTAGGGCTATTTGAGATACCACTATGTAAGCTGTTTTTTCGTTTACCCCAATACTCTTGAGAACGTTGAAAACTTGTTTTCCTAGTTCTTCGATAAACTTGCTTTTTATTTGGGAGTAAAAACGGCGATTATGACAAAGCCATGTCTTTTCATCTCTCATATACCTATTACGGCTTTCTCTGGCTTCTTCAAGCTGTGCTTTTGCCAACTCAAAAGATTCCTTATCACTCAAATCTAGATATTTTTTATTGTCGCATTGCCAGTTCATAACCCTCAGAACTTGCTTTGCTTTTTTGATGTTCCCACTATTTAGATGGTTTATGCAGCTGTGCTCCCATATTTCCAGAATGTCATGTGTTGTGACTTTAAACTGCGAGCTGAATATGGCCGTGCTGGAAAAGATTATGGGGAGAAAGAGAATGAAAAATATCAGGAGGTATTTGGTAAGTTTCATAATGATCTACAATATTCGCTAATTTGGGGTCCTTATGATGTCAATTGGAAATGGCTCATTGGGATTTTAAGACTGTTCAGGAAAGCCTTTTGAGTGCTTTAGAGAATATATAGCTTATCAAACAGCCCGCAGTTTAAACTTCCTCCACCAATCTAGTCACATTTTAAACGACGAAGGAATCTCGTGAACGAGGTTTGGAGTTTTGGCTTTGGAGAAAGAGCAAGAATCGGGTGGATACGAAAGATGAATTCTTGTAGGTCTCACTTCATGAAAAGGGAAGACACTTTATTTCTAGAAGATTCACGCGACTATCAACGGATGGAGAAAGTTTTACTCTATCTCGCAGCTCATCGCGAATATCAACCAAGCTTAGAGGAACTTGCGCAGGTAGTTGCTTTGAGCCCATTCCATTTTCAACGCCTTTTTAAACGCTGGGTTGGTCTCAGTCCCAAACAATTTATGGATCTGTTAACAATCCAAAATGCAAAAAGTTTGTTGAAGGAATCTAAATCATTGTTGGACGTCAGCCTTGATCTTGGTTTGTCAGGACCAAGTCGCTTACATGATCTTTTTTTAAAACTTGAAGCAATGACACCAGGTGAATTTAAGTTACAAGGTAAAAACTTGGAGATTGTTTATGGTTTTCATCCCACTCGCTTTGGAATGTGTTTTGTTGCACTTACCGAGCGAGGGATTTGTGCTCTTTCTTTTGTTGAGGAAAATGCACGCGAAGTGCAAATTGAAGCTCTAAAAGATTCTTGGCCTCATGCAAAATTGAAACATGATCAAAGCAAAACGAGAAAATATCTCCAAAAGATATTGCTATCAAAAAAAGATCTTCAAAAGAATGCTGTATCACTCTTGTTGAAAGGTACTCCTTTTCAAATTAAAGTGTGGCAGGCTCTTATCCAGATTCCCAAAGGAGCTCTTGTTTCTTACGAAGATATCGCAAACTTTTTGCATAAGCCCAAAGCGGTGCGAGCAGTAGCAAGTGCGATTGTACACAATCCAATTGCTTATCTCATTCCATGTCATCGTGTAATTCAAAAGGTTGGGAATTTCGGAGAATATCGTTGGGGTGCTTCTCGCAAGAAAGC from Deltaproteobacteria bacterium CG11_big_fil_rev_8_21_14_0_20_42_23 carries:
- a CDS encoding 6-O-methylguanine DNA methyltransferase, with protein sequence MKREDTLFLEDSRDYQRMEKVLLYLAAHREYQPSLEELAQVVALSPFHFQRLFKRWVGLSPKQFMDLLTIQNAKSLLKESKSLLDVSLDLGLSGPSRLHDLFLKLEAMTPGEFKLQGKNLEIVYGFHPTRFGMCFVALTERGICALSFVEENAREVQIEALKDSWPHAKLKHDQSKTRKYLQKILLSKKDLQKNAVSLLLKGTPFQIKVWQALIQIPKGALVSYEDIANFLHKPKAVRAVASAIVHNPIAYLIPCHRVIQKVGNFGEYRWGASRKKAILGWEINQKGENVS